A single region of the Saprospiraceae bacterium genome encodes:
- a CDS encoding isoprenyl transferase, with translation MATNKYLIKKLSAEAKQMDLKSEIILEKLPQHIAIIMDGNGRWAKQHGRPRVFGHRNGVKAVRETTEAAAELGISYLTLYAFSTENWSRPKVEVGALMRLLVDTLHKEINTLNKNNIRLKAIGDISLLPPETHRALLDGIENTKNNTRMTLVLALNYSGKWDITQATKKLASQVKEGLISPEDIDENLLTQSLSTNSIPDPELLIRTSGEKRISNFLLWQLAYAELYFSPVFWPDFRKDHFYNAIIDFQQRERRFGKISEQLA, from the coding sequence GTGGCTACAAACAAATACTTAATTAAAAAGCTGAGCGCCGAAGCCAAGCAAATGGATCTTAAATCTGAGATAATACTGGAAAAACTGCCCCAACATATTGCTATTATCATGGATGGCAATGGTAGATGGGCAAAACAACATGGGAGACCCCGTGTTTTTGGCCACCGCAATGGGGTTAAAGCAGTACGTGAAACTACTGAAGCGGCGGCAGAACTAGGTATTTCCTACCTGACGCTGTATGCTTTTTCTACCGAAAACTGGAGTCGCCCTAAAGTTGAAGTAGGAGCACTCATGCGTCTATTGGTTGATACCTTACATAAAGAGATCAATACCCTCAATAAAAACAATATCAGACTGAAAGCCATTGGCGATATTTCCTTATTGCCACCGGAAACCCACCGCGCACTACTCGATGGTATTGAAAACACTAAGAATAATACGCGAATGACGCTCGTTCTGGCACTAAATTATAGCGGTAAATGGGACATAACCCAAGCGACCAAAAAATTAGCCAGCCAGGTTAAAGAAGGCCTTATCTCGCCTGAGGATATTGATGAAAACCTTTTAACCCAGTCACTCAGTACTAATTCCATTCCCGATCCCGAATTATTGATCCGAACCAGCGGTGAAAAACGAATCAGTAATTTCCTATTGTGGCAATTGGCTTATGCTGAACTTTATTTCAGTCCGGTTTTTTGGCCGGATTTCCGAAAAGATCATTTTTATAATGCGATTATTGACTTTCAACAAAGAGAGCGACGTTTCGGGAAAATAAGTGAACAATTGGCCTGA
- the crcB gene encoding fluoride efflux transporter CrcB encodes MTQLILVFLGGGMGSLCRYGMARWLLNHSTQFPLATLLANVVSCLILGYLTELTLRESITVNYRLLWMTGFCGGFSTFSTFTGETLLLMQQGQHFTALLNIGISVLVCLCCFYLGMIAVKVL; translated from the coding sequence ATGACACAACTTATACTAGTCTTTTTAGGAGGAGGAATGGGGAGTCTATGTCGGTATGGCATGGCACGATGGTTGCTGAACCATTCCACTCAATTTCCATTGGCTACTTTATTGGCCAACGTGGTCAGTTGCCTTATTTTAGGGTATTTAACCGAATTGACCCTGCGAGAAAGCATAACGGTGAATTATCGCTTGTTGTGGATGACGGGTTTTTGTGGCGGCTTTAGTACTTTCTCAACCTTTACGGGAGAGACCTTGCTGCTGATGCAACAGGGGCAACACTTTACGGCGCTATTGAATATAGGGATAAGTGTATTGGTCTGTCTATGCTGTTTTTATTTAGGGATGATTGCGGTCAAGGTCTTGTAG
- a CDS encoding MraY family glycosyltransferase codes for MDVIFLSFLTAFTLTYFAIPSIIHVAREKKIFDVPGNRSSHHISTPSLGGIAIFAGVLFSIVLWTPFGDFNQLQYILCAFLILFLVGARDDVLPMSAPKKMIAQILAACILIFKSNIQLTSLYGLFGVTQELSPWLSIGISILTILVIVNAFNLIDGINGLAGCVGSLIASTLGCWFILTEHFEYAIVAFACVGAIVAFLKYNITPAKIFMGDTGSLHIGLVCAILVIKFIDINFYMRDGAAFKLGAGPVVAIGIMIIPLFDTIRVFITRILRGHSPFHPDRRHIHHLLLDYGCSHMRATGILLFVNVIFISFVFAFHNIIELHLLLCAVLLAATILTYILHVAVIRRRWEISHRRSLHSQRKPQPKESTV; via the coding sequence ATGGATGTAATTTTTCTTAGTTTCTTGACGGCCTTTACGCTAACGTATTTTGCTATCCCTTCGATCATTCATGTGGCAAGGGAAAAAAAGATTTTTGACGTACCAGGGAATCGAAGTTCTCACCATATTAGTACACCTTCTCTCGGAGGGATTGCTATTTTTGCAGGGGTGCTCTTTTCCATTGTTTTGTGGACACCCTTTGGGGATTTCAATCAGCTGCAATACATATTGTGTGCTTTTCTCATTCTTTTTCTGGTAGGAGCCAGGGACGATGTATTGCCTATGTCTGCCCCCAAAAAGATGATTGCACAAATATTGGCGGCCTGTATTCTGATTTTCAAATCCAATATTCAATTGACTAGCCTTTATGGGCTTTTTGGGGTTACCCAGGAATTGTCGCCTTGGCTTAGTATAGGTATCTCTATCCTTACTATTTTGGTGATTGTAAATGCTTTCAACTTGATAGATGGCATAAATGGCTTGGCAGGTTGCGTCGGGTCATTAATTGCATCAACCCTTGGTTGTTGGTTTATATTAACGGAACATTTTGAATATGCAATTGTCGCTTTTGCTTGTGTGGGGGCGATTGTGGCATTTTTGAAGTACAATATTACACCTGCCAAGATATTTATGGGTGATACGGGTTCGCTGCACATCGGTTTGGTTTGTGCGATACTAGTCATCAAATTCATTGATATCAATTTTTATATGCGAGATGGAGCCGCTTTTAAGCTTGGAGCGGGACCAGTGGTGGCGATAGGAATAATGATTATCCCTCTTTTTGATACGATTAGAGTGTTTATTACACGTATTCTGAGAGGGCATTCCCCTTTTCATCCAGATCGAAGACATATCCATCATTTATTGCTTGATTATGGGTGTAGCCATATGCGGGCAACGGGTATCTTGTTATTTGTAAATGTGATCTTTATTTCTTTTGTTTTTGCTTTTCACAACATCATTGAATTGCATTTATTATTGTGTGCTGTATTATTAGCGGCTACTATTTTGACTTATATTTTACATGTAGCGGTGATCCGTAGAAGGTGGGAAATTAGCCATAGAAGGAGCTTACATTCCCAACGGAAGCCTCAGCCAAAGGAATCTACTGTTTAG
- a CDS encoding thiamine pyrophosphate-dependent enzyme translates to MLAIENLKAATTTTKQWDKKVILTDFKWACLSREISAAVRKEVLSGKAKFGLGSAGKEIPQLAMAHAFKKGDFYSGYYRDQTFMLAKGLTNTKKMFAALYADTQNDIYSGGRQMNNHFSTPLIDEKGNWMTHKDLYNVASSLSPLGGQIPHALGLALASKLYKANKALHQSPFSNAGKEVSFCVLGDATTSEGVFFEAVNAAGVMQIPIAFVILDDGYGISVPSKYQTTKENISTVLEGFRVDENGRGLDIYTLNAWDYEKLRLVFNKGVAKIRSTHIPAIFHIRECTQPFGHSTSGSHERYKSKERLAWEKAKDGLYQFEDWIRQNDLATQALLDEIKMQAKEAVKRDKQAAWQAFSAPNRVSLHQVRGIYELILPVTTNKTAALAIAKALDALLHPTLSEIIRNAQSMKRAILGESHNGSEALNTWLQEASVQLQQRYQPNLYSETAKSALKVPVVPVQYKEGAPLKNGSEILNAYFDKTFQQHKEVFAFGEDVGKIGDVNQAFAGMQEKYGEERVFDTGIREWTIVGQAIGMAMRGLRPIAEIQYVDYLPYAFPALTDALATLRYRTNGKQMAPAIIRTRGHRLEGIWHTGSPMGMLLHSMRGIYLLVPRNMTQAAGMYNTMLQSDDPAIMIECLNGYRLKEKMPSNLGTFSVPLGVPEILKEGTDLTLVTYGSCVSIAQEAIDALSLMGISVELIDVQTLLPFDLEHRIVASLKKTNRILFLDEDVPGGATAYMMQEVLETQNGYRYLDAPPKTLTATAHRTPYGNDGDYFSKPNLDNIIETIYQMIAADEHSTYFTFAPSAP, encoded by the coding sequence ATGTTAGCGATAGAAAACCTAAAAGCCGCCACCACCACCACCAAGCAATGGGATAAAAAGGTTATCCTAACCGATTTTAAATGGGCCTGCCTCAGTCGGGAAATTAGTGCCGCAGTTCGAAAAGAAGTGTTATCCGGGAAGGCCAAATTTGGTCTTGGCAGCGCGGGAAAGGAAATTCCCCAGCTAGCAATGGCCCATGCCTTTAAAAAAGGGGATTTTTATTCCGGTTATTATCGGGACCAAACCTTTATGCTGGCAAAGGGATTAACTAATACCAAAAAAATGTTTGCCGCACTGTATGCTGATACCCAAAACGACATATACTCCGGTGGACGCCAAATGAACAACCACTTCAGTACTCCCCTTATTGATGAAAAGGGTAATTGGATGACACATAAAGATCTTTACAATGTGGCTTCCTCGCTTTCTCCTCTGGGAGGTCAAATACCTCATGCTCTAGGCCTTGCATTAGCATCAAAGTTATATAAAGCAAACAAAGCCCTACATCAAAGTCCTTTTTCTAATGCTGGGAAAGAGGTCAGTTTTTGCGTTTTAGGAGATGCTACCACTTCTGAAGGGGTGTTTTTTGAGGCTGTAAATGCCGCTGGTGTCATGCAAATTCCCATAGCCTTTGTTATTCTGGATGACGGATACGGTATCTCTGTCCCTTCTAAATACCAGACAACCAAAGAAAACATCTCTACGGTGCTGGAAGGTTTTCGCGTAGATGAAAATGGCCGGGGATTGGATATCTATACCCTTAATGCCTGGGATTATGAAAAACTTCGCTTGGTATTTAATAAAGGGGTGGCTAAAATCAGATCGACGCATATCCCTGCCATTTTCCATATCCGCGAATGTACCCAACCTTTTGGACACTCTACCTCCGGTTCTCATGAGCGTTATAAGTCTAAGGAACGCCTGGCATGGGAAAAGGCAAAGGATGGCCTATACCAATTCGAAGATTGGATAAGACAAAACGACCTTGCTACACAGGCATTACTTGATGAGATCAAAATGCAAGCGAAAGAAGCTGTCAAAAGGGATAAGCAGGCCGCCTGGCAGGCTTTTAGTGCTCCAAACCGGGTTAGTTTACACCAGGTTCGTGGTATTTATGAACTTATTTTACCCGTTACGACTAATAAGACAGCTGCCTTAGCCATTGCTAAAGCCCTGGATGCGTTACTTCACCCCACCTTAAGTGAAATCATTCGAAATGCCCAAAGCATGAAACGAGCCATTTTGGGTGAAAGCCATAACGGAAGTGAAGCACTTAACACTTGGCTCCAGGAGGCATCCGTACAATTACAGCAGCGCTACCAGCCGAACCTGTATAGCGAAACAGCCAAATCTGCCCTGAAGGTCCCCGTTGTACCTGTACAATACAAGGAAGGCGCCCCCCTAAAAAATGGTTCTGAAATATTAAATGCCTACTTTGATAAAACGTTTCAGCAGCACAAGGAGGTTTTTGCTTTCGGTGAGGATGTAGGAAAAATTGGAGATGTTAACCAGGCTTTTGCCGGCATGCAGGAAAAATATGGCGAAGAAAGGGTTTTTGATACGGGAATTCGAGAATGGACCATCGTTGGGCAAGCCATCGGAATGGCCATGCGAGGACTCAGACCTATTGCAGAAATTCAGTATGTCGATTATCTTCCTTATGCTTTTCCGGCGCTTACTGATGCCCTCGCTACCCTGCGTTATCGCACCAATGGCAAACAAATGGCCCCTGCCATTATTCGTACCCGCGGCCATCGCTTGGAAGGCATCTGGCATACTGGTTCGCCCATGGGAATGCTCCTCCATTCCATGCGTGGCATTTACCTCCTTGTTCCAAGAAATATGACCCAAGCTGCTGGTATGTACAACACCATGTTGCAGTCGGATGATCCGGCTATTATGATTGAATGCCTGAATGGCTATCGGCTCAAAGAAAAAATGCCTTCTAATTTGGGTACGTTTAGCGTTCCGCTTGGCGTTCCCGAAATATTAAAAGAAGGAACTGACCTAACCCTCGTTACCTATGGAAGCTGCGTAAGTATTGCCCAGGAAGCCATAGATGCCTTATCCTTGATGGGCATTTCAGTTGAATTGATAGACGTCCAAACCCTGCTCCCCTTTGACCTTGAGCACCGCATCGTGGCGTCACTAAAAAAAACCAACCGGATCTTATTCCTTGATGAAGATGTACCAGGCGGGGCAACGGCTTATATGATGCAGGAGGTCCTCGAAACTCAAAATGGCTATCGCTACCTCGACGCTCCGCCTAAGACCTTAACCGCCACGGCTCATCGCACGCCCTATGGAAATGATGGCGATTATTTTTCGAAACCTAATCTGGATAATATCATCGAAACCATTTACCAAATGATTGCAGCAGATGAACACAGTACTTACTTCACTTTCGCGCCGAGTGCTCCATAG
- a CDS encoding M3 family oligoendopeptidase, whose amino-acid sequence MKFETYEYQRPEMADFTNRFELLLQQFEKATTFSVQNECFSKVNEMRTEFMSMYNICYIRHTIDTQDQYYESENTFFDREMPNYEALNTRFYRLLLTSKFRKDLEEKWGRQLFVIAELSLKTFKPAILADMQEENRLSSEYVKLKASARIQFNGKEHNLSSIFVEETTANRETRAAAAAAKWAFFETNAASFDSIFNMLVKTRNGIARKLGFKNFIELGYARMLRSDYNAEMVAHFREQIRQYVVPLASSLYERQRKRLGLSKLLFYDEEFRFASGNPKPKGNPAWIIENANKMYGELSSETKDFFRFMQENQLMDLETKPNKATGGYCTYIGKFKAPYIFSNFNGTSGDIDVLTHEAGHAFQVFSSRNIGINEYNWPTYEACEIHSMSMEFLTWPWMHLFFETDTNKYKFAHLSNAICFLPYGVAVDEFQHFVYEHPDASPKERNEAWRTIEHKYLPHRDYNGNQYLEQGGFWQKQSHIYSSPFYYIDYTLAQICAFQFWLKDQENHKTAWGDYLRLCQAGGSLSFLELVKLANLSSPFEDKSIASVVKDIKTWLDSIDDSDF is encoded by the coding sequence ATGAAGTTTGAAACCTACGAATATCAACGGCCAGAAATGGCTGATTTCACCAACCGATTTGAGTTATTACTTCAACAATTTGAAAAAGCAACCACTTTTTCCGTGCAGAATGAATGCTTTAGCAAAGTCAATGAAATGCGAACGGAGTTTATGTCGATGTATAATATTTGCTATATTAGGCATACCATCGATACCCAGGATCAGTACTACGAATCGGAAAATACTTTTTTTGACAGAGAAATGCCCAATTATGAGGCCTTAAATACCCGCTTTTATCGTTTATTGTTGACCTCTAAGTTTCGGAAAGACTTGGAGGAGAAATGGGGGCGTCAATTGTTCGTCATTGCGGAGTTGAGTTTGAAGACCTTCAAACCTGCCATTTTAGCAGACATGCAGGAGGAGAATCGCCTGAGCAGCGAGTATGTCAAATTGAAGGCTAGTGCCCGCATTCAATTTAATGGAAAAGAGCATAACTTGTCCTCTATATTTGTCGAAGAAACCACCGCTAATCGGGAAACTAGGGCAGCGGCAGCGGCAGCGAAATGGGCATTTTTTGAAACAAATGCTGCTTCGTTTGACTCAATATTCAACATGTTGGTCAAAACCAGGAATGGCATAGCCCGAAAGCTAGGTTTTAAAAATTTTATAGAGTTGGGCTATGCCCGAATGTTGCGATCTGATTATAATGCGGAAATGGTTGCTCATTTTAGGGAACAAATTCGACAATATGTTGTACCTTTGGCATCGTCGCTATATGAGCGACAACGGAAGCGTTTAGGCTTGTCAAAATTGCTATTTTATGATGAAGAATTCAGGTTTGCCTCTGGTAATCCGAAACCCAAAGGCAATCCAGCGTGGATCATCGAGAATGCAAATAAAATGTACGGCGAGCTTTCGTCAGAAACCAAGGATTTTTTTCGATTTATGCAGGAGAACCAATTAATGGATCTCGAAACTAAGCCGAATAAAGCAACCGGAGGTTATTGTACTTATATCGGGAAATTTAAAGCTCCATATATATTTTCTAATTTTAATGGAACAAGTGGAGATATCGACGTCCTAACACATGAAGCGGGGCATGCGTTTCAAGTTTTTTCCAGTAGAAATATTGGCATTAACGAATACAATTGGCCCACTTACGAAGCATGTGAGATACATTCCATGAGCATGGAATTTTTAACATGGCCATGGATGCACTTGTTTTTCGAAACAGACACTAATAAATACAAGTTTGCGCACTTAAGTAATGCCATTTGTTTTCTCCCTTATGGAGTAGCAGTGGATGAGTTTCAGCATTTTGTATATGAACATCCAGATGCTAGCCCAAAGGAAAGAAATGAAGCATGGAGAACAATTGAACACAAATATCTACCACATAGAGATTACAACGGAAATCAATATTTAGAGCAAGGCGGTTTTTGGCAAAAACAAAGCCATATTTATTCGTCTCCGTTTTATTATATTGATTACACTTTGGCACAAATTTGCGCCTTTCAGTTTTGGCTGAAAGACCAAGAGAATCACAAAACGGCATGGGGAGATTATCTCCGATTGTGCCAAGCAGGAGGAAGTTTATCTTTTCTCGAATTAGTAAAACTAGCTAATCTTAGTTCTCCCTTCGAGGACAAAAGTATAGCCTCCGTTGTGAAGGACATCAAAACATGGTTGGATTCTATTGATGACAGTGACTTCTAG